GGTCGATTTTAGGTTTAGCACCGTTAGGAAATAACAATCTCTTGGTAAGTGATTTAGGTACACAGTATATGCCATTTTTAAGTTCATTGAAGCAGTTTTTCCAAGGAGAAACTTACTCTTTATATTCATTTTCTGATGCCCTTGGTGGAACTATTTTACCCTTAAGCGCTTACTATTTATTAAGTCCTTTCAATAGTTTAGTCTTGCTGTTTTCTTATGAGCAATTGCCGATTGCTATCTTATTGATCATTACATTAAAAATTTCCCTCATGGGCAGCTCGATGTTTTATTATCTTCAAAAAACGTATCGGCAATCAACCATTTCAACTTTACTTTTTTCAACATCTTATAGCTTATGTGGCTTTGTAACGGTCTATTGTTTGAATTTCATGTGGTTGGACGCATTGGTTTTGCTCCCTTTACTAGTATTGGGGATTCAGCGATTATGGGATCATAAAAAGTATGTTCTTTATGCAGTCTCATTATTTTCAGCCATCGTAACCAATTATTATATGGGCTATATGCTCTGCATTTTTGCTGTATGCTACAGCATTTATTGGTATTATCAAAAAACAGAACCATCTAAAAAGAAATCGATTTGGCTATTTATTAAAGAAAGTCGTTTGTTTTTCGTTACTTCTTTCCTAACTGGGATTAGCACAAGCTTTATTTTGATTCCAGCTGTAGAAGGAATGTTAGCGACAAAGAAAACTAATTTTGAGTGGCAAACATTTTTACCGACACCTAATTTTGGTTTTAATTTTCTTTCGCAATTAGGTCTTGGCAGCGTTAATTTTGAATGGCGTTTAGAACATCTACCGACGATTTTTTCTGGAATCTTGATGGCCTTGCTTTTTATTGCTTATTTTCAGCTGTCAGCTATTTCTAAGAAAGAAAAAATTGGCGCTGCGTTTTTAGTTGGGTTTATTTTCTTGAGTTTCTGGTTGGAACTTGTCAATACGATTTGGCATATGTTTCAAAGTCCTGCAGGATTTCCGTATAGAAATACGTTTATCTTTAGTTTTTTGGTGATAAAATTTGCCTATGAAGCGTTTCTAAAATTGAAGGATGGCGCAAGATTAAAGATAGTTGTTCCTTGTATTTTTTCTGGATTGTTGCTTATTGGTTATATTGCTTTAAAATTTTCAAAAGAGAAAATCTTTTTACTGTCCGATTATTATGTTGTTCTCAGTCTATTTAGTATTTGGTTGATATTTGGTTTAATTGTCTTAATTCAAAAAATGCACGGCTCAAAAAGAAGCGGCCTTTATGTACTATTATTCCTAGTCGTTTGTTCTGAATTAGTCTTTAATTTTTGGATCAGCTTTAAGGATATTCCATTTGGAAACCAAGAAAAATTTGCACAAACCTATAAAATTCAGGATAGAATCATTTCTGATTTACAAAATAAACATCCTCATTTATTCAGGATAAAACAAACGATTGATTCCGATGATGCAGGTTATAATGAAAAAAATAATGGCTACAATAATCCAATTTTATATGGCTATGCTGGTGTTTCCAGCTATACCTCTACTCTAGATGCTAAAACCCAAGATACGTTACATGCTTTAGGTTTATATCAAAAAAATGACCGTAGAATCGCTTATGTGGATGAGTCGAAAGTTATCAACTTACTTTTAAATGTGAACTATCAGCTCACACCAGAAATTAAGTCATACCAAGAGAATAGTTCAAGTGATCCTTCAACAAATGTTTATGAAAATGAAGAAGCAATTGGCATGGGCTTTTTGGTCCCACAGAAATTCGGTGACCTTAAATTAGCTAACGATCAGCCTCTAAAAAATCAGGAAATGATTCTACAACAGATCCAAGAAAATAAACAAGGTTATTTTCAAGAAACACAAAAAGTAGCTTGGACAACTCAAGTAGACAATCAATACACACTCACTACAAAAACAACAACAGATGGTGAACTTTATCTTTTTGCACCAGAAATCGACTGGAAAAAGATCACTTCTTTTAAAGTAAATGGGGGAAAAATCCAGCCTGCGGTTTATATCGCAACAAATCAATTATTTAATCTTGGCTACTTCAAAAAAGATGACGTTGTTCAATTACAACTTGAATCTGAAAAAGAGCTTGAAGAAAAAACAATTGAATTAAAAACCTTACAAGAAGAAACCTTTGATTCATTAATTACCAAACAAAAGTCTAAAGCGATTCAGCTTGAAGAAGAAGTCTCAGGTACTTTGACTGGAAAAATCACCGTAACTGATCCAGAAAATTCATTGCTTTACTTGGCGATTCCCTATGATAAAAATTGGCAGATCACAGTCGATGGCAAAAAGGTCAAAGCTAAGTCGGTTTTAGGTAATTTTACTGGGATTGAATTAACTTCTGGTAAGCATCAAATTAAAATGCATTACCAACAACGAAACTTTATTATAGGAGTTTTGATTAGCATTTCTGTTCTTTTGAGCGTATTATTTTATCAACTAATAAAATACTTTACACGACAAAAATCAACCTAAGAACGAGAGGAATTTGCAGCCATGGGGAGAAAAATTCTGAAACGAATTATCTATGTACTGCCTATTGTAGGAGTTATTTGTTTCACTGGTCTAGTGGTTTATGGATACTATAAAGGTATTTTTCATTCTGTTCAATCTTTACAGGACTTCATGAAACAATTTGGAGAATACGCAGTGTTGATTTTTATCTTTTTACAAATGCTTCAAGTGATTGTGCCAATTCTTCCAGGTGGAATTTCAACACTTGTTGGAATGCTGATGTTCGGAAGTCTACCTGGCTTACTCTATAGTTATATTGGTTTGATGATAGGTGATGTTATCGTCTATTGGCTAGCACGTTATTATGGGAAACCTTTTGCCCAGCTTATCCTTTCTAAGAAACGGTATTTAAAATTCGAAAAAATGTTGGACCAGCCTGAAAAAGGAATTAAGAAATTGATGATTGTTACGTTATTGATTCCTTTTGCACCAGATGATTTGACGTGTTTGGTTGCAGGTCTGGCTGATCTGCCGTTTAAGGAATATATGAAAGTGTTATTGCTTTTTAAACTTTGGTCCGTTGCGACTTATGGATATGCGTTGTTGTTCTTGTTTAATCGGTTTTTGATTAGTTAGAACAATTAAAAAAGACAGAAATGGCATAAAAAATGTCATTCCTGTCTTTTTTGTTTATTAATTCACTGTACGTAATTGTGCAATTCGTTCTTTCACAACTACTTGTTTCTCTAAATAATCTTTCTCTTTAGCTTTTTCTGCTTCCACAACATCATTTGGCGCATTAGAAACGAAGCGTTCATTCGCTAATTTTCCTTGAACACGTTTGACCTCTTGCGTCCATTTATCCAATTCTTTCTCTAAACGGGCTATTTCTTCTTCCACATTGATCAAGCCAGCTAATGGCAGATACAGCTCTGCTCCAGTTAGAACAGCTGACATCGCTAATTCGGGTGCAATAATGTCACTTGCAATCGTTAATTCTTCTGGATTACAGAAGCGCTCGATGTAGTTTGTGTTTTCGATTAAAAATTTATCAACTGCTTCATCATTAGTTTTAATTAACAGTGTGATTGGCTTAGATAACGGTGTGTTCACTTCAGCACGAATATTACGTACTGAACGAATCACTTCTTTTAAAACTTCCATGCCACGAGCGGCTGTTTCATCTGAAAACGCTTCGTGAACAACTGGGTAATCAGCAACTACAAGAGATACACCTTCATGAGGAATATTTTCCCAGATTTCTTCTGTCACAAAGGGCATGATTGGATGCAATAGACGTAAAATTTGGTCTAGTGTATACACCAAAATACTGCGTGTTGTTTGTTTGGCAGATTCATTTTCTCCGTAAAGAATTTCTTTACTCATTTCGATATACCAGTCACAAAAATCGTCCCAGATAAAGTTATATAACTGACGACCTGCTTCACCAAATTCAAAGCGGTCAAATAAATCAGTCACACGAGCAATTGTTTCATTTAAACGTGTCAAGATCCAGCGATCTGCGACAGTTTTTTCACCACTAAAGTCGATATCTTCATAAGACATTCCCTCAACATTCATGATCACAAAACGGCTGGCGTTCCAGATTTTATTGATAAAGTTCCAAGAAGCATCCATTTTTTCGTAACTGAAACGCATATCTTGACCAGGTGTTGAACCATTTGACATAAACCAACGTAATGCATCTGCTCCGTATTTATCGATGACTTCCATTGGATCGATGCCGTTTCCTAGAGATTTACTCATTTTCCGTCCGTCTTCTGCTCTGATTAATCCATGCATCAAGACATTTTTAAATGGCGCTTGTCCTGTAAACTCTAAACTTTGGAACATCATACGGCTAACCCAGAAAAAGATAATATCGTAGCCAGTTACCAGAGTGCTTGTTGGGAAATAATGCTGATAGTCAGCTGCTTTTTCATCAGGCCACCCCATTGTTGAAAATGGCCATAATGCTGAGCTGAACCATGTATCTAATACATCTGAATCTTGTGTCCAATTTTCTGCATCAGTTGGTGCTTCCATGCCAACATACATTTCGCCTGTTTCTTTATGATACCAAGCTGGGATTTGATGTCCCCACCATAATTGGCGTGAAATTACCCAGTCATGCACATTTTCCATCCAACGTAAGAACGTTTGGTTAAAGCGTGGTGGATAAAATTCTACCGCATCATCTGTTTCTTGATTTTTAATTGCTTTTTCAGCTAACGGTGCCATTTTAACAAACCATTGTGTGGATAAACGAGGTTCAACAACAACACCAGTCCGTTCTGAATGCCCTACGCTATGATTCATTGTTTCAATTTTAATTAAACGACCCATTTCTTTAAGATCAGAAACGATCAATTTACGTGCAGCAAAACGATCCATACCAGCATATTTACCAGCTAAATCATTCATAGAACCATCTTCATTCATTACATTTACGCGAGGTAAATCGTGACGGTTACCGACTTCAAAGTCATTGGGATCATGAGCTGGTGTGATTTTTACTACCCCTGTTCCAAATTCCATATCCACATATTCATCAGCAATGATTGGAATTTCTTTGTCTACTAAAGGTAGCGTAACTGTCTTACCGATTATTGCTTGGTAACGCTCGTCATCAGGATGAACGGCAATCGCTGTATCTCCTAACATTGTTTCAGGACGAGTCGTAGCGATTTCCACAACGCCTGTTCCATCAGTCAGTGGATAACTCATATGGTAAAACGCACCTTCGATATCTTTGTGGATAACTTCGATATCAGATAAGGCTGTTTTGGCTTTTGGATCCCAGTTGATAATGTATTCACCACGATAGATCAAGTCTTTTTCATATAAAGAAACGAAAACTTTGCGGACAGCTTCAGACAAGCCCTCATCTAAGGTAAAACGTTCACGGCTATAATCTAGTGACAAGCCCATTTTTGCCCATTGTTCACGGATATGAGAAGCATATTCTTCTTTCCAATCCCAAACTTGCTCAACAAATTTTTCGCGACCTAAATCGTAACGAGAAATATCTTGCTCTGCTAATTTTTCTTCTACTTTTGCTTGTGTTGCAATCCCAGCATGATCCATTCCTGGAAGCCATAAAGTATCAAAACCTTGCATTCTTTTTTGACGGATAATCATATCTTGTAAAGTTGTATCCCAAGCATGACCTAAATGTAGTTTACCTGTAACGTTTGGTGGCGGAATGAC
This genomic stretch from Enterococcus haemoperoxidus ATCC BAA-382 harbors:
- a CDS encoding YfhO family protein, which translates into the protein MSKTKKSLLVTGSFLLPFLLLIILWSILGLAPLGNNNLLVSDLGTQYMPFLSSLKQFFQGETYSLYSFSDALGGTILPLSAYYLLSPFNSLVLLFSYEQLPIAILLIITLKISLMGSSMFYYLQKTYRQSTISTLLFSTSYSLCGFVTVYCLNFMWLDALVLLPLLVLGIQRLWDHKKYVLYAVSLFSAIVTNYYMGYMLCIFAVCYSIYWYYQKTEPSKKKSIWLFIKESRLFFVTSFLTGISTSFILIPAVEGMLATKKTNFEWQTFLPTPNFGFNFLSQLGLGSVNFEWRLEHLPTIFSGILMALLFIAYFQLSAISKKEKIGAAFLVGFIFLSFWLELVNTIWHMFQSPAGFPYRNTFIFSFLVIKFAYEAFLKLKDGARLKIVVPCIFSGLLLIGYIALKFSKEKIFLLSDYYVVLSLFSIWLIFGLIVLIQKMHGSKRSGLYVLLFLVVCSELVFNFWISFKDIPFGNQEKFAQTYKIQDRIISDLQNKHPHLFRIKQTIDSDDAGYNEKNNGYNNPILYGYAGVSSYTSTLDAKTQDTLHALGLYQKNDRRIAYVDESKVINLLLNVNYQLTPEIKSYQENSSSDPSTNVYENEEAIGMGFLVPQKFGDLKLANDQPLKNQEMILQQIQENKQGYFQETQKVAWTTQVDNQYTLTTKTTTDGELYLFAPEIDWKKITSFKVNGGKIQPAVYIATNQLFNLGYFKKDDVVQLQLESEKELEEKTIELKTLQEETFDSLITKQKSKAIQLEEEVSGTLTGKITVTDPENSLLYLAIPYDKNWQITVDGKKVKAKSVLGNFTGIELTSGKHQIKMHYQQRNFIIGVLISISVLLSVLFYQLIKYFTRQKST
- a CDS encoding TVP38/TMEM64 family protein, whose protein sequence is MGRKILKRIIYVLPIVGVICFTGLVVYGYYKGIFHSVQSLQDFMKQFGEYAVLIFIFLQMLQVIVPILPGGISTLVGMLMFGSLPGLLYSYIGLMIGDVIVYWLARYYGKPFAQLILSKKRYLKFEKMLDQPEKGIKKLMIVTLLIPFAPDDLTCLVAGLADLPFKEYMKVLLLFKLWSVATYGYALLFLFNRFLIS
- a CDS encoding valine--tRNA ligase, translated to MTEEKNLPTKYQPTEVEQGRYQKWLDQDLFKPNGNKEAKPYSIVIPPPNVTGKLHLGHAWDTTLQDMIIRQKRMQGFDTLWLPGMDHAGIATQAKVEEKLAEQDISRYDLGREKFVEQVWDWKEEYASHIREQWAKMGLSLDYSRERFTLDEGLSEAVRKVFVSLYEKDLIYRGEYIINWDPKAKTALSDIEVIHKDIEGAFYHMSYPLTDGTGVVEIATTRPETMLGDTAIAVHPDDERYQAIIGKTVTLPLVDKEIPIIADEYVDMEFGTGVVKITPAHDPNDFEVGNRHDLPRVNVMNEDGSMNDLAGKYAGMDRFAARKLIVSDLKEMGRLIKIETMNHSVGHSERTGVVVEPRLSTQWFVKMAPLAEKAIKNQETDDAVEFYPPRFNQTFLRWMENVHDWVISRQLWWGHQIPAWYHKETGEMYVGMEAPTDAENWTQDSDVLDTWFSSALWPFSTMGWPDEKAADYQHYFPTSTLVTGYDIIFFWVSRMMFQSLEFTGQAPFKNVLMHGLIRAEDGRKMSKSLGNGIDPMEVIDKYGADALRWFMSNGSTPGQDMRFSYEKMDASWNFINKIWNASRFVIMNVEGMSYEDIDFSGEKTVADRWILTRLNETIARVTDLFDRFEFGEAGRQLYNFIWDDFCDWYIEMSKEILYGENESAKQTTRSILVYTLDQILRLLHPIMPFVTEEIWENIPHEGVSLVVADYPVVHEAFSDETAARGMEVLKEVIRSVRNIRAEVNTPLSKPITLLIKTNDEAVDKFLIENTNYIERFCNPEELTIASDIIAPELAMSAVLTGAELYLPLAGLINVEEEIARLEKELDKWTQEVKRVQGKLANERFVSNAPNDVVEAEKAKEKDYLEKQVVVKERIAQLRTVN